A stretch of the Dioscorea cayenensis subsp. rotundata cultivar TDr96_F1 chromosome 4, TDr96_F1_v2_PseudoChromosome.rev07_lg8_w22 25.fasta, whole genome shotgun sequence genome encodes the following:
- the LOC120258451 gene encoding leucoanthocyanidin dioxygenase-like, translating into MATKVFIPRVESLANSGLDEIPPEYVRLEFERDDRLGDAIEEEKKSDEGPQIPTIDIKGLDSDNEAVRKRCVEQMLDAAVNWGVMHIVGHGIPAELIDKLREVGTRFFDLPVEEKEKYANDQPSGMIQGYGSKLANSASGRLEWMDYFFHLMFPENQTDLSIWPHYPSDYVEVTKEFGKELRVMATKIFTLLSLGLGLPAEKLETEAGGMENILFQMKINYYPKCPQPNLALGVEAHTDVSHLTFIFHNNIPGLQVYYDGKWVTAKNVSDSIIVHIGDSLEILSNGLFKSVLHRGLVNKEKVRISWTIFAEPHKDNVLLRPLPELVSDASPPKFGPRTFAQHVRQKLFKIKDDESSPPPAAAAAAAAADAAAK; encoded by the exons ATGGCCACCAAGGTCTTCATTCCCCGTGTCGAGAGCCTTGCAAACAGTGGTCTAGACGAAATTCCCCCCGAGTACGTGCGCCTTGAGTTCGAGCGAGACGACCGTCTCGGCGACGCCAtcgaagaagagaaaaaatcaGACGAAGGTCCCCAGATACCGACCATTGACATCAAAGGGCTCGATAGTGACAATGAGGCTGTGCGCAAGCGGTGCGTCGAGCAGATGCTCGACGCCGCTGTGAACTGGGGAGTCATGCACATTGTTGGACATGGGATTCCGGCGGAGCTCATTGACAAGCTCCGTGAGGTTGGGACACGGTTCTTTGATTTGCCGGTcgaggagaaggagaagtaCGCAAATGATCAGCCCTCTGGGATGATACAAGGGTATGGTAGCAAGCTCGCTAACAGTGCTTCTGGGCGTCTTGAGTGGATGGACTACTTCTTTCACCTTATGTTTCCTGAGAATCAGACTGATTTGTCCATTTGGCCTCATTATCCTTCCGATTATGT TGAAGTGACAAAAGAATTTGGCAAAGAGCTCCGGGTGATGGCGACAAAGATATTCACTCTCCTCTCCCTCGGTCTCGGTCTCCCGGCCGAGAAGCTGGAGACCGAAGCCGGCGGCATGGAGAACATCCTGttccaaatgaaaataaactactaCCCCAAGTGTCCCCAACCCAACCTCGCCCTCGGCGTTGAAGCCCACACAGACGTCAGCCACCTCACCTTCATCTTCCACAACAACATCCCCGGCCTCCAGGTCTACTACGACGGCAAGTGGGTCACGGCCAAGAACGTGTCGGACTCCATCATCGTCCACATTGGTGATTCGCTCGAGATCCTCAGCAACGGCCTGTTCAAGAGCGTACTCCATCGTGGGCTTGTTAATAAGGAGAAGGTGAGGATCTCTTGGACTATCTTTGCTGAGCCACACAAGGACAACGTGCTGCTGCGCCCGTTACCGGAGCTTGTAAGCGATGCCTCCCCGCCCAAGTTCGGGCCACGCACGTTCGCGCAGCATGTGCGGCAGAAGCTCTTCAAGATAAAGGATGATGAATCATCTCCTCctcctgctgctgctgctgctgctgctgctgctgatgctGCTGCTAAGTGA
- the LOC120258021 gene encoding synaptotagmin-5 encodes MGLISGMVMGTLVGIALVAGWSRMMRYRSTKRITKAADIKLLGSLTRDDLKKLCGDNYPDWISFPQYEQVKWLNKQLAKLWPFIAEAAQVVVKESVEPLLDDYRPSGISSLKFSKFSLGNVSPKIEGIRVQSLKEGQITMDIDLRWGGDPSIILAVEALVASLPIQLKDLQVFTIIRVIFQLSEEIPCISAVVVALLSEPKPRIDYTLKAVGGSLTALPGISDMIDDTVNSIISDQLQWPHRIVVPLGGQAVDTSELELKPQGKLSIVVVKANALKNMEMIGKSDPYVVLYVRPMFKVKTKVVNNNLNPVWNETFELIADDQETQSIVFEVFDEDNLADDKKLGIVKLPLHELEPETSKEFELRLLPSLDMLKIKDKKDRGTLTIKVSYHLFTKEEQLAALEEEKRLLEERRRLKQAGLIGSTMDALGGAASLVGSGVGMVGTGLGAGVGLVGSGIGAGAGLVGSGFGAVGSGLSKAGKFMGKSVTGQFSSSGKKNGNNSGVGQSDANGS; translated from the exons ATGGGGTTGATCTCAGGGATGGTGATGGGGACGTTGGTGGGGATAGCGCTCGTCGCTGGGTGGAGCCGCATGATGAGGTACCGCAGCACCAAGCGCATCACCAAG GCTGCTGATATAAAATTACTAGGGTCTCTCACCAGAGATGATTTGAAAAAACTTTGCGGTGATAATTACCCTGATTGGATATCTTTTCCTCAATATGAGCAG GTCAAGTGGCTGAACAAGCAACTGGCCAAACTTTGGCCTTTTATTGCGGAA GCAGCGCAAGTTGTTGTTAAAGAATCTGTAGAACCATTACTGGATGATTACCGTCCATCAGGAATATCATCCCTTAAATTCAGCAAATTTTCCCTCGGAAATGTGTCCCCAAAAATTGAAG GCATTCGAGTTCAGAGCCTCAAGGAAGGACAAATAACAATGGACATTGACCTTCGTTGGGGTGGAGATCCAAGCATAATTCTTGCAGTTGAAGCGCTAGTGGCTTCACTACCCATTCAG TTGAAGGATCTTCAAGTGTTTACTATTATACGGGTTATTTTTCAACTTTCCGAAGAGATTCCTTGCATATCTGCTGTTGTTGTTGCACTTCTTTCTGAG CCGAAGCCTAGAATTGATTATACCTTGAAAGCTGTTGGAGGAAGCTTGACTGCTCTTCCTGGAATTTCAGACATGATTGAT GATACTGTCAATTCAATCATTTCAGATCAGCTTCAGTGGCCTCACAGGATTGTTGTTCCACTTGGTGGACAAGCTGTGGACACAAG TGAGCTAGAGCTTAAACCACAGGGAAAGCTCTCTATTGTTGTTGTGAAAGCAAATGCTTTGAAGAACATGGAAATGATTGGTAAATCTGATCCATATGTGGTTTTGTATGTACGCCCCATGTTCAAGGTTAAAACAAAAGTAGTAAATAACAACCTCAATCCTGTCTGGAATGAAACTTTTGAGTTGATTGCTGATGATCAGGAAACACAGTCTATTGTTTTTGAG GTTTTCGATGAGGACAACCTTGCAGATGATAAAAAATTGGGTATTGTAAAGTTGCCATTGCATGAATTGGAGCCTGAAACTTCTAAAGAATTTGAGTTGAGATTGTTGCCATCACTagatatgttgaagattaaaGATAAGAAGGATCGAGGGACTTTGACAATAAAG GTATCATACCATTTATTCACGAAAGAAGAGCAGCTGGCAGCActggaagaagaaaagagactTTTAGAGGAGAGGAGAAGATTGAAGCAAGCTGGGCTGATTGGGAGCACAATGGATGCACTTGGTGGCGCAGCATCCCTTGTCGGGTCAGGGGTCGGCATGGTGGGCACAGGACTCGGTGCTGGTGTGGGGCTGGTTGGGTCAGGCATTGGAGCGGGCGCGGGGTTGGTGGGGAGCGGATTTGGAGCTGTGGGCTCTGGTCTGAGCAAAGCTGGGAAGTTTATGGGTAAAAGCGTAACGGGACAGTTCAGCAGCAGTGGCAAAAAGAACGGAAACAACTCCGGTGTGGGTCAATCTGATGCAAATGGAAGCTAA
- the LOC120258163 gene encoding uncharacterized protein LOC120258163 → MKKGLHPQMQWISYVTQSGRLMHVMMTKIHNVGKVYHFRARRQMAQSLGQVAKFKRRYEQNNQETDDK, encoded by the coding sequence ATGAAAAAAGGTCTGCATCCGCAAATGCAATGGATATCATATGTAACTCAGAGCGGAAGGCTGATGCATGTGATGATGACCAAAATTCACAATGTTGGTAAAGTATACCATTTTCGAGCAAGACGTCAAATGGCTCAGAGCTTGGGCCAGGTTGCAAAGTTTAAACGTCGTTATGAGCAGAATAATCAAGAAACTGATGACAAGTGA